One region of Triticum aestivum cultivar Chinese Spring chromosome 6B, IWGSC CS RefSeq v2.1, whole genome shotgun sequence genomic DNA includes:
- the LOC123139723 gene encoding uncharacterized protein — MHKGKRADRLSALPDDILVNILDRLNLREAARTSVLSRRWTQLCANLSQLIISAQHFLPNGVLCTGVSNDELVRINAAVVQAMGSILTRRNPGEHTIRLLSTTFYLRDDVPISIGCAVGHAMSAHLIENAKFNVMTGKYDIIDLDEDDLVTAGRKFMLFFNACPSAFGGLTTLDLENLRFGESDISNVLVTCKRLKHLCLYNCDSGDCSTLQLEHAHLSELSIAHCRLVQVQLNWLPQLTKMVFEGWLRFQDPLFIGHVPLLETVSLTNLALSHSRMVELSEFLSGTSIRDLKLEFNSEKIWVQPECPTQRLASVFRQLRFVNLANLPQGYDLTWTIFILEVAPLLKELYMTVSDHACLTETDKEKRKEGSYSENKGVEWDSITTGFQHQSMTTLVIIGFESEDCFVSYIRRVMVAAVNLANVFLYSRLVCGKCEEKPNRYPWTKRQRVSLKRRLIAGIESFAIFHFVGMRVAHIEKMKYPQCSLLEAKRSFT; from the exons ATGCATAAAGGCAAGAGGGCTGATAGGCTCAGCGCATTGCCTGATGACATTCTGGTCAACATTCTTGACCGACTCAATCTCCGCGAGGCTGCGAGAACCAGCGTCCTCTCCAGACGGTGGACTCAACTCTGCGCCAATCTGTCTCAACTTATAATAAGTGCTCAACACTTCCTTCCCAATGGCGTGTTATGCACCGGCGTCTCTAATGATGAATTGGTTCGCATCAATGCCGCTGTGGTCCAAGCGATGGGGAGCATACTGACCCGCAGAAATCCTGGAGAGCACACCATCCGCCTTCTGTCCACGACGTTCTACTTGAGAGATGATGTCCCCATATCCATTGGGTGTGCTGTCGGTCATGCCATGTCGGCACACCTGATCGAGAATGCGAAATTCAATGTTATGACAGGGAAGTATGACATCATTGACTTGGACGAGGATGATCTGGTCACCGCTGGGAGAAAATTCATGTTGTTCTTT aatgCCTGCCCAAGTGCATTTGGTGGTCTCACTACCCTCGACCTAGAGAATTTGAGATTTGGTGAATCGGACATATCCAACGTCCTCGTCACTTGCAAGCGGCTGAAGCACTTGTGTTTGTACAATTGTGACTCGGGTGATTGCAGCACGCTGCAACTTGAACATGCTCATCTCAGTGAGCTTAGTATTGCCCACTGTAGGCTCGTGCAAGTTCAGCTGAACTGGCTTCCTCAACTCACAAAGATGGTCTTTGAAGGTTGGCTGCGTTTCCAAGATCCACTATTTATTGGTCATGTCCCATTGTTGGAGACTGTAAGCCTCACAAACCTCGCCCTTAGTCACAGCAGGATGGTCGAGTTAAGTGAGTTTCTTAGCGGTACCTCTATACGAGATCTGAAGTTGGAATTTAATTCTGAAAAG ATTTGGGTGCAGCCAGAATGTCCGACACAACGTCTGGCGTCTGTTTTCCGCCAGCTAAGGTTTGTGAATCTAGCTAATCTTCCTCAAGGGTATGATCTCACCTGGACAATATTTATTCTTGAAGTTGCGCCCTTACTGAAGGAGCTATACATGACG GTATCGGATCATGCGTGTTTAACGGAAACGGATAAGGAGAAGAGGAAAGAAGGATCATATAGTGAGAACAAGGGTGTAGAGTGGGACTCTATCACAACAGGTTTCCAACACCAGAGCATGACCACACTCGTCATCATTGGCTTTGAATCTGAAGACTGCTTTGTGAGTTATATCAGACGCGTTATGGTGGCGGCGGTCAATCTAGCAAACGTGTTCTTGTATAGTAGGTTGGTGTGTGGCAAGTGCGAGGAGAAGCCTAATAGGTACCCCTGGACTAAAAGGCAGAGGGTCTCACTGAAGAGGAGACTCATAGCTGGGATTGAGTCATTTGCCATATTTCACTTTGTTGGCATGAGGGTTGCCCATATAGAAAAAATGAAGTACCCACAGTGCTCACTGCTTGAGGCAAAAAGGTCTTTTACGTGA